Proteins encoded by one window of Channa argus isolate prfri chromosome 13, Channa argus male v1.0, whole genome shotgun sequence:
- the LOC137139859 gene encoding NLR family CARD domain-containing protein 3-like isoform X6, producing the protein MRSLQNSALGCGKQLKFNLKQKFQCVFEGITKAGNPTLLNQIYTELYITEGGNEGVNDEHEVRQIEAASRKPVRPETTIRHEDIFKASPGRDGPIRTVVTKGVAGIGKTVLTQKFTLDWAEEKANQDIQFTFPFTFRELNVLREKKFSFVELVHQFFNETKEICWFEEFQVVFIFDGLDECRLPLDFHNNEILTDITVSTSVDVLLTNLIRGNLLPSAHLWITTRPAAANQIPPECVDVVTEVRGFTDPQKEEYFRKKFREERASRIISHIKTSRSLHIMCHIPVFCWITATVLEDVLKTREGGELPKTLTEMYIHFVVVQSKLKNIKYDGGPETDSHWSPESRKMIESLGKLAFEQLQKGNLIFYESDLTECGMDVRVASVYSGVVTQIFIEERGLYQHKVFCFVHLSVQEFLAALHVHLTFINSGVNLLSEEQSIYRKSETGKDKYGVILLYQSAVEKALQSPNGHLDLFLRFLLGLSLQLNQKLFQGLFTQTGSSSETNQKTVHYIKIKISEGLSAEKSINLFHCLNELNDCSLVEEIQQYLRSGSLSTDKLSPAQWSALVFILMSSEKDLDIFDLKKYSASEEALLRLLPLVKASKKALLSGCNLCMSSCEALSSVLKSQSSSLRELDLSNNSLQDSGVQVLSAGLESAHCRLETLRLSGCLITEKGWDSLASALRSNPSHLRVLDLSYNNLSKAGGTLQSAGLKKADWKLDTLGVEPGGERWLRPGLRKYFCELTIDTNTVNRKLQLSNDNRKVNHVDEDQPYPDHPDRFDPWKQLLCSNGLTGRCYWEVKWSGSVFISVSYRKIKRKANREECEFGWSDQSWSVECNDAGYYCVWHNMKGTTIPSSISKRIAVYLDCPGGTLSFYTVFSDKLVHLHTFNTTFTEPLYPGFGVWYHRSGSSVSLCPE; encoded by the exons ATGCGTA GTCTTCAAAACAGTGCTTTGGGGTGTGGAAAACAACTCAAGTTTAATCTAAAACAGaagttccagtgtgtttttgagGGGATcactaaagcaggaaacccaaccctcctgaatcagatctacacagagctctacatcactgagggaggaaatgaaggggtcaatgatgaacatgaggtcagacagattgaagcagcatccaggaaaccagtcagaccagaaacaacaatcagacatgaagacatctttaaagcctcacctggaagggatggaccaatcagaacAGTGGTGACAAAGGGAGTagctggcattgggaaaacagtcttaacacagaagttcactctggactgggccgAAGaaaaagccaaccaggacatacagtttaCATTTCCATTCACTTTCAgggagctgaatgtgctgagagagaaaaagttcagctttgtGGAGCTTGTTCATCAGTTCTTTAATGAAACCAAAGAAATCTGCTggtttgaagagttccaggttgttttcatctttgatggtctggatgagtgtcgacttcctctagACTTCCACAACAACGAGATCCTGACTGACATTACAgtgtccacctcagtggatgtgctgcttaCAAACCTCATTAgggggaatctgcttccctctgctcacctctggataaccacacgacctgcagcagccaatcagatccctcctgagtgtgttgacgTGGTGACAGAGGtgagagggttcactgacccacagaaggaggagtacttcaggaagaaattcagagaggagagggCCAGTAGAATCATTTCGCACATtaagacatcacgaagcctccacatcatgtgccacatcccagtcttctgctggatcactgctacagttctggaggatgtgttgaaaactagagagggaggagagctgcccaagactctgactgagatgtacatccactttgttgtggttcagtccaaactgaagaatATCAAATATGATGGAGGACCTGAGACAGATTCtcactggagtccagagagcaggaagatgattgagtctctgggaaaacttgcttttgagcagctgcagaaaggaaacctgatcttttatgaatcagacctgacagagtgtggcatgGATGTCAGAGtagcctcagtgtactcaggagtggtcacacagatctttatagaggagagaggactgtaccagcacaaggtgttctgctttgttcatctgagtgttcaggagtttctggctgctcttcatgtccatctgacattcatcaactctggagtcaatctgctgtcagaGGAACAGTCAATCTACCGTAAGTCAGAAACAGGAAAAGACAAATATGGAGTGATACTCTTATATCAGAGTGCTGTAGAAAAGGCCTTacagagtccaaatggacacTTGGACTTGTTTCTCCGCTTCCTCTTGGGTCTTTCACTGCAGCTCAATCAGAAACTGTTTCAAGGTCTCTttacacagacaggaagtagcTCAGAGACCAATCAGAAAACAGTCCACTACATCAAGATTAAGATCAGTGAGggtctgtctgcagagaaaagcattaacctcttccactgtctgaatgaactgaatgattgtTCTCTAGTGGAGGAGATCCAACAGTACCTCAGAtcaggaagtctctccacagataaactgtctcctgctcagtggtcagctctggtcttcatcttgatgtcatcagaaaaagatctggatATTTTTGACCTTaagaaatactctgcttcagaggaggctcttctgagACTGCTGCCATTGGTCAAAGCCTCCAAGAAAGCTCT ACTGAGTGGCTGTAATCTCTGCATGAGTAgttgtgaagctctgtcctcagtccTCAAATCCCAGTCCTCTAGTCTAagagagctggacctgagtaacaacagTCTGCAGGACTCAGGAGTGCAGGTgttgtctgctggactggagagTGCACACTGTAGATTGGAAACTCTCAG ACTGTCAGGTTGTTTGATCACAGAGAAGGGCTGGgattctctggcctcagctctgagatccaacccctcccatctcagagtactggacctgagctacaataaTCTAAGTAAAGCAGGAGGAACGCTGCAGTCTGCTGGACTTAAAAAGGCAGACTGGAAACTGGACACTCTCGG GGTGGAGCCTGGTGGAGAACGATGGTTAAGaccaggtctgaggaagt atttctgtGAACTCACaattgacacaaacacagtgaacaggaaactaCAACTATCTAATGACAACAGGAAAGTGAATCATGTGGATGAAGATCAGccatatcctgatcatccagacagatttgaccCCTGGAAACAGCTGCTGTGTAGTAATGGTttgactggtcgctgttactgggaggttaAGTGGAGCGGAAGTGTTTttatatcagtgagttacagaaaaatcaaaaggaaaGCAAACAGAGAAGAATGTGAGTTTGGATGGAGCGATCAGTCCTGGAGTGTGGAGTGCAATGATGCTGGTTATTACTGTGTCTGGCACAATATGAAAGGAACAACCATCCCTTCCTCCATCTCTAAAAGAATAGCAGTGTATTTGGACTGTCCTGGTGGcactctgtccttctacacagtCTTCTCTGACAAACTGGttcacctccacaccttcaacaccacattcacagaacctctgtatcctggaTTTGGAGTGTGGTATCACAGGTCGGGTTCTTCAGTGTCTCTCTGTCCTGAGTAA
- the LOC137139859 gene encoding NLR family CARD domain-containing protein 3-like isoform X4, whose translation MLLEDNIVTFVKKELKKIQKSLSPDYSECVVSKRKDKEVLGGEDEEQRRSSREAFLNITVNFLRQMKQQELADCLQGGLQNSALGCGKQLKFNLKQKFQCVFEGITKAGNPTLLNQIYTELYITEGGNEGVNDEHEVRQIEAASRKPVRPETTIRHEDIFKASPGRDGPIRTVVTKGVAGIGKTVLTQKFTLDWAEEKANQDIQFTFPFTFRELNVLREKKFSFVELVHQFFNETKEICWFEEFQVVFIFDGLDECRLPLDFHNNEILTDITVSTSVDVLLTNLIRGNLLPSAHLWITTRPAAANQIPPECVDVVTEVRGFTDPQKEEYFRKKFREERASRIISHIKTSRSLHIMCHIPVFCWITATVLEDVLKTREGGELPKTLTEMYIHFVVVQSKLKNIKYDGGPETDSHWSPESRKMIESLGKLAFEQLQKGNLIFYESDLTECGMDVRVASVYSGVVTQIFIEERGLYQHKVFCFVHLSVQEFLAALHVHLTFINSGVNLLSEEQSIYRKSETGKDKYGVILLYQSAVEKALQSPNGHLDLFLRFLLGLSLQLNQKLFQGLFTQTGSSSETNQKTVHYIKIKISEGLSAEKSINLFHCLNELNDCSLVEEIQQYLRSGSLSTDKLSPAQWSALVFILMSSEKDLDIFDLKKYSASEEALLRLLPLVKASKKALLSGCNLCMSSCEALSSVLKSQSSSLRELDLSNNSLQDSGVQVLSAGLESAHCRLETLRLSGCLITEKGWDSLASALRSNPSHLRVLDLSYNNLSKAGGTLQSAGLKKADWKLDTLGVEPGGERWLRPGLRKYFCELTIDTNTVNRKLQLSNDNRKVNHVDEDQPYPDHPDRFDPWKQLLCSNGLTGRCYWEVKWSGSVFISVSYRKIKRKANREECEFGWSDQSWSVECNDAGYYCVWHNMKGTTIPSSISKRIAVYLDCPGGTLSFYTVFSDKLVHLHTFNTTFTEPLYPGFGVWYHRSGSSVSLCPE comes from the exons atg ctgctggaggacaacattgtcacttttgtgaagaagGAGCTAAAGAAGATCCAGAAGAGTCTGAGTCCAGATTACTCAGAATGCGTAGTGAGTAAGAGGAAAGATAAAGAGGTTTTGGGTGGTGAGGATGAagaacagaggaggagcagcagagaggcaTTTCTGAAtatcacagtgaacttcctgaggcAAATGAAGCAgcaggagctggctgactgtctgcagggAG GTCTTCAAAACAGTGCTTTGGGGTGTGGAAAACAACTCAAGTTTAATCTAAAACAGaagttccagtgtgtttttgagGGGATcactaaagcaggaaacccaaccctcctgaatcagatctacacagagctctacatcactgagggaggaaatgaaggggtcaatgatgaacatgaggtcagacagattgaagcagcatccaggaaaccagtcagaccagaaacaacaatcagacatgaagacatctttaaagcctcacctggaagggatggaccaatcagaacAGTGGTGACAAAGGGAGTagctggcattgggaaaacagtcttaacacagaagttcactctggactgggccgAAGaaaaagccaaccaggacatacagtttaCATTTCCATTCACTTTCAgggagctgaatgtgctgagagagaaaaagttcagctttgtGGAGCTTGTTCATCAGTTCTTTAATGAAACCAAAGAAATCTGCTggtttgaagagttccaggttgttttcatctttgatggtctggatgagtgtcgacttcctctagACTTCCACAACAACGAGATCCTGACTGACATTACAgtgtccacctcagtggatgtgctgcttaCAAACCTCATTAgggggaatctgcttccctctgctcacctctggataaccacacgacctgcagcagccaatcagatccctcctgagtgtgttgacgTGGTGACAGAGGtgagagggttcactgacccacagaaggaggagtacttcaggaagaaattcagagaggagagggCCAGTAGAATCATTTCGCACATtaagacatcacgaagcctccacatcatgtgccacatcccagtcttctgctggatcactgctacagttctggaggatgtgttgaaaactagagagggaggagagctgcccaagactctgactgagatgtacatccactttgttgtggttcagtccaaactgaagaatATCAAATATGATGGAGGACCTGAGACAGATTCtcactggagtccagagagcaggaagatgattgagtctctgggaaaacttgcttttgagcagctgcagaaaggaaacctgatcttttatgaatcagacctgacagagtgtggcatgGATGTCAGAGtagcctcagtgtactcaggagtggtcacacagatctttatagaggagagaggactgtaccagcacaaggtgttctgctttgttcatctgagtgttcaggagtttctggctgctcttcatgtccatctgacattcatcaactctggagtcaatctgctgtcagaGGAACAGTCAATCTACCGTAAGTCAGAAACAGGAAAAGACAAATATGGAGTGATACTCTTATATCAGAGTGCTGTAGAAAAGGCCTTacagagtccaaatggacacTTGGACTTGTTTCTCCGCTTCCTCTTGGGTCTTTCACTGCAGCTCAATCAGAAACTGTTTCAAGGTCTCTttacacagacaggaagtagcTCAGAGACCAATCAGAAAACAGTCCACTACATCAAGATTAAGATCAGTGAGggtctgtctgcagagaaaagcattaacctcttccactgtctgaatgaactgaatgattgtTCTCTAGTGGAGGAGATCCAACAGTACCTCAGAtcaggaagtctctccacagataaactgtctcctgctcagtggtcagctctggtcttcatcttgatgtcatcagaaaaagatctggatATTTTTGACCTTaagaaatactctgcttcagaggaggctcttctgagACTGCTGCCATTGGTCAAAGCCTCCAAGAAAGCTCT ACTGAGTGGCTGTAATCTCTGCATGAGTAgttgtgaagctctgtcctcagtccTCAAATCCCAGTCCTCTAGTCTAagagagctggacctgagtaacaacagTCTGCAGGACTCAGGAGTGCAGGTgttgtctgctggactggagagTGCACACTGTAGATTGGAAACTCTCAG ACTGTCAGGTTGTTTGATCACAGAGAAGGGCTGGgattctctggcctcagctctgagatccaacccctcccatctcagagtactggacctgagctacaataaTCTAAGTAAAGCAGGAGGAACGCTGCAGTCTGCTGGACTTAAAAAGGCAGACTGGAAACTGGACACTCTCGG GGTGGAGCCTGGTGGAGAACGATGGTTAAGaccaggtctgaggaagt atttctgtGAACTCACaattgacacaaacacagtgaacaggaaactaCAACTATCTAATGACAACAGGAAAGTGAATCATGTGGATGAAGATCAGccatatcctgatcatccagacagatttgaccCCTGGAAACAGCTGCTGTGTAGTAATGGTttgactggtcgctgttactgggaggttaAGTGGAGCGGAAGTGTTTttatatcagtgagttacagaaaaatcaaaaggaaaGCAAACAGAGAAGAATGTGAGTTTGGATGGAGCGATCAGTCCTGGAGTGTGGAGTGCAATGATGCTGGTTATTACTGTGTCTGGCACAATATGAAAGGAACAACCATCCCTTCCTCCATCTCTAAAAGAATAGCAGTGTATTTGGACTGTCCTGGTGGcactctgtccttctacacagtCTTCTCTGACAAACTGGttcacctccacaccttcaacaccacattcacagaacctctgtatcctggaTTTGGAGTGTGGTATCACAGGTCGGGTTCTTCAGTGTCTCTCTGTCCTGAGTAA
- the LOC137139859 gene encoding NLR family CARD domain-containing protein 3-like isoform X5 — translation MFSVPAAGGQHCHFCEEGAKEDPEESESRLLRMRSLQNSALGCGKQLKFNLKQKFQCVFEGITKAGNPTLLNQIYTELYITEGGNEGVNDEHEVRQIEAASRKPVRPETTIRHEDIFKASPGRDGPIRTVVTKGVAGIGKTVLTQKFTLDWAEEKANQDIQFTFPFTFRELNVLREKKFSFVELVHQFFNETKEICWFEEFQVVFIFDGLDECRLPLDFHNNEILTDITVSTSVDVLLTNLIRGNLLPSAHLWITTRPAAANQIPPECVDVVTEVRGFTDPQKEEYFRKKFREERASRIISHIKTSRSLHIMCHIPVFCWITATVLEDVLKTREGGELPKTLTEMYIHFVVVQSKLKNIKYDGGPETDSHWSPESRKMIESLGKLAFEQLQKGNLIFYESDLTECGMDVRVASVYSGVVTQIFIEERGLYQHKVFCFVHLSVQEFLAALHVHLTFINSGVNLLSEEQSIYRKSETGKDKYGVILLYQSAVEKALQSPNGHLDLFLRFLLGLSLQLNQKLFQGLFTQTGSSSETNQKTVHYIKIKISEGLSAEKSINLFHCLNELNDCSLVEEIQQYLRSGSLSTDKLSPAQWSALVFILMSSEKDLDIFDLKKYSASEEALLRLLPLVKASKKALLSGCNLCMSSCEALSSVLKSQSSSLRELDLSNNSLQDSGVQVLSAGLESAHCRLETLRLSGCLITEKGWDSLASALRSNPSHLRVLDLSYNNLSKAGGTLQSAGLKKADWKLDTLGVEPGGERWLRPGLRKYFCELTIDTNTVNRKLQLSNDNRKVNHVDEDQPYPDHPDRFDPWKQLLCSNGLTGRCYWEVKWSGSVFISVSYRKIKRKANREECEFGWSDQSWSVECNDAGYYCVWHNMKGTTIPSSISKRIAVYLDCPGGTLSFYTVFSDKLVHLHTFNTTFTEPLYPGFGVWYHRSGSSVSLCPE, via the exons atg ttttctgttccagctgctggaggacaacattgtcacttttgtgaagaagGAGCTAAAGAAGATCCAGAAGAGTCTGAGTCCAGATTACTCAGAATGCGTA GTCTTCAAAACAGTGCTTTGGGGTGTGGAAAACAACTCAAGTTTAATCTAAAACAGaagttccagtgtgtttttgagGGGATcactaaagcaggaaacccaaccctcctgaatcagatctacacagagctctacatcactgagggaggaaatgaaggggtcaatgatgaacatgaggtcagacagattgaagcagcatccaggaaaccagtcagaccagaaacaacaatcagacatgaagacatctttaaagcctcacctggaagggatggaccaatcagaacAGTGGTGACAAAGGGAGTagctggcattgggaaaacagtcttaacacagaagttcactctggactgggccgAAGaaaaagccaaccaggacatacagtttaCATTTCCATTCACTTTCAgggagctgaatgtgctgagagagaaaaagttcagctttgtGGAGCTTGTTCATCAGTTCTTTAATGAAACCAAAGAAATCTGCTggtttgaagagttccaggttgttttcatctttgatggtctggatgagtgtcgacttcctctagACTTCCACAACAACGAGATCCTGACTGACATTACAgtgtccacctcagtggatgtgctgcttaCAAACCTCATTAgggggaatctgcttccctctgctcacctctggataaccacacgacctgcagcagccaatcagatccctcctgagtgtgttgacgTGGTGACAGAGGtgagagggttcactgacccacagaaggaggagtacttcaggaagaaattcagagaggagagggCCAGTAGAATCATTTCGCACATtaagacatcacgaagcctccacatcatgtgccacatcccagtcttctgctggatcactgctacagttctggaggatgtgttgaaaactagagagggaggagagctgcccaagactctgactgagatgtacatccactttgttgtggttcagtccaaactgaagaatATCAAATATGATGGAGGACCTGAGACAGATTCtcactggagtccagagagcaggaagatgattgagtctctgggaaaacttgcttttgagcagctgcagaaaggaaacctgatcttttatgaatcagacctgacagagtgtggcatgGATGTCAGAGtagcctcagtgtactcaggagtggtcacacagatctttatagaggagagaggactgtaccagcacaaggtgttctgctttgttcatctgagtgttcaggagtttctggctgctcttcatgtccatctgacattcatcaactctggagtcaatctgctgtcagaGGAACAGTCAATCTACCGTAAGTCAGAAACAGGAAAAGACAAATATGGAGTGATACTCTTATATCAGAGTGCTGTAGAAAAGGCCTTacagagtccaaatggacacTTGGACTTGTTTCTCCGCTTCCTCTTGGGTCTTTCACTGCAGCTCAATCAGAAACTGTTTCAAGGTCTCTttacacagacaggaagtagcTCAGAGACCAATCAGAAAACAGTCCACTACATCAAGATTAAGATCAGTGAGggtctgtctgcagagaaaagcattaacctcttccactgtctgaatgaactgaatgattgtTCTCTAGTGGAGGAGATCCAACAGTACCTCAGAtcaggaagtctctccacagataaactgtctcctgctcagtggtcagctctggtcttcatcttgatgtcatcagaaaaagatctggatATTTTTGACCTTaagaaatactctgcttcagaggaggctcttctgagACTGCTGCCATTGGTCAAAGCCTCCAAGAAAGCTCT ACTGAGTGGCTGTAATCTCTGCATGAGTAgttgtgaagctctgtcctcagtccTCAAATCCCAGTCCTCTAGTCTAagagagctggacctgagtaacaacagTCTGCAGGACTCAGGAGTGCAGGTgttgtctgctggactggagagTGCACACTGTAGATTGGAAACTCTCAG ACTGTCAGGTTGTTTGATCACAGAGAAGGGCTGGgattctctggcctcagctctgagatccaacccctcccatctcagagtactggacctgagctacaataaTCTAAGTAAAGCAGGAGGAACGCTGCAGTCTGCTGGACTTAAAAAGGCAGACTGGAAACTGGACACTCTCGG GGTGGAGCCTGGTGGAGAACGATGGTTAAGaccaggtctgaggaagt atttctgtGAACTCACaattgacacaaacacagtgaacaggaaactaCAACTATCTAATGACAACAGGAAAGTGAATCATGTGGATGAAGATCAGccatatcctgatcatccagacagatttgaccCCTGGAAACAGCTGCTGTGTAGTAATGGTttgactggtcgctgttactgggaggttaAGTGGAGCGGAAGTGTTTttatatcagtgagttacagaaaaatcaaaaggaaaGCAAACAGAGAAGAATGTGAGTTTGGATGGAGCGATCAGTCCTGGAGTGTGGAGTGCAATGATGCTGGTTATTACTGTGTCTGGCACAATATGAAAGGAACAACCATCCCTTCCTCCATCTCTAAAAGAATAGCAGTGTATTTGGACTGTCCTGGTGGcactctgtccttctacacagtCTTCTCTGACAAACTGGttcacctccacaccttcaacaccacattcacagaacctctgtatcctggaTTTGGAGTGTGGTATCACAGGTCGGGTTCTTCAGTGTCTCTCTGTCCTGAGTAA